In Lathyrus oleraceus cultivar Zhongwan6 chromosome 2, CAAS_Psat_ZW6_1.0, whole genome shotgun sequence, the DNA window GCCAAGAGGTTATGGCAAAAATGAAAGAAGAGATGAATCAACGTGCCAGTACTACCAATCCTCATACACCTCCCGCGGTCGAGACTCCGACTCCAGTTCCTCAAGTTGACCCTCCAATCAAAATTAATGCACCCGACGGTGTTCCAAATGGAAATCCTCGTCCGCATGTTTTTGAGACAGACGACCAATACGATGCATTCTTCAGCCCAAGGGCTGCTTCTCAAGATAACGCCTTTGGTTCAGCAACCAACGAGGTGGAGTGGAAGGTGAAGGCTATCGAGGAAAAGCTCAAGGAAATGGGGAACACTGATGTTTTGGGCCTTGATGCGGCAGAAATGTTCCTGGTACCTGGGATCATCATTCCGGCCAATTTCAAAGTTTCAGACTTCtaaaaatataagggaaatagcGATCCTAGGACGCACATTAGGGCATACTGTCGAAAGATGGCTGCCTATTCCAGCGATGATCAACATTTAATGCATTTTTTCTAGGATTCCCTTagtggggcatctttggattggtacatgcaACTTGAGGGCAGCCATATTCACACATGGAGGGAAATGGCCGAGGCATTCCTCAAGCACTATCAGTAAAACACTGATATGGCACCTAATCGCACGCAGTTGCAAAATCTGACTCAGAGGTCTGAGGAGTCCTTCCAGGAGTATGCCCAACGATTGAGGGAATTGGCTGCTAGGGTACAACCCTCATTACTAGAAAGAGAACTGGTAGACATGTTTATGGGACACCTGCAAGGTCCATACCTTGACAGAATGGTAGGGAGCACCTCTTTGGGCTTTTTCGACCTAGTCTTAGCCGGTGAAAGAatagaatatatgatgaaaatGGGAAAGATCTAGAACTCTGCCAGTACTTCCAGTGCATCGAAGAAACCATTTGTTCCCTATGGTAAAAAACGAGAAGGCGAGACCAATGCCACCTCTATCGTTCGAACAAGAAATGCCTCTTATCCACAAGTAGCCGCCATAGCTCCCGTCCAACCAAGTCAACAACAACCATTTACAATTCTTGTTCAAACTCAACAACAGCAACGCTAccaacaaccacaacaacaatggcatcaacaacaaccgcaacgtCAGCAACAACAGTATCAATAGTAATAACAACAAAGGATGTGAAGACCCGAGAGAAGATTTGACACGGTTCCTATGCCATATAGCCACATTCTACCATATTTATTGAGGGGATCACTTATACAACTAAGGGAGTTAGGACCCCCACCAGCGGTTCTTCCTCCCGGTTATGATGCAAATGCCCGTTGTGAATTTCATTTTGGCGCTCTTGGGAATTCGATCGAGAATTGTAAAGCATTAAAGTACAAGGTTCAAGATCTTATTGATTCTAAGGAAATCACATTCGCCCCCAAGGGGCCGAATGTAAATAACAACCCGATGCCCCCTCACAACAATGCAGCCGTGAATATGATGGAAGCTGACAATGGAAGGAGATTGATATCCTGTGTGGACGAGTTTAAAACTCCACCCATCGAGATCAAGAATGTTTTAATAAGGGATAATTCCTTTCCCATTTATAGTAATGACTGTGAAAACTGTCTGATTAACCCGCAACAGCGTAGGACGTTGAAGTATGTCATACAACAATTAATGGACCAAGGGGTCTTAATGGTAGACTTCCCATCCACAAAAGAAGATGTGTCTATCCTCGAGATACCATACGACGAAGTCCCTCCTCTGCGAATTCCATATGACTTCTCTCAGTTAACGCTGTCAACAAATCCGGTTACTCCAATCATAATAATAGTTCCCACACGATTCTCGTATGTTGACATCAAGGCAGTCCCATGGGTGTATGACACCTCAGTCTACATTCATGGCTAGAAGAGTCAAGAAGAACTGTTGAATTCTAGTGATCCAATGATCAATATCACCGGCACTGGCAGAATTACAAGAAATGGAAGGATATTTGCACCGACACTCACTTCAATTGGAACTATTAATCCTTCAACTTCAGACAAAGGCAAACAAATTGGTGGCGCTAATCAAAGACGAGACCCTGCACCTTCCAATGAAGTAGACGAGTTCTTACCCATTATCAAGAAGAGCGATTATCGAGTAGTTGATCAGCTTAACCAGACACCCTCGAATatctcaatgttgtctttatTAATATACTCGGAGGCCCATAGGGATGCTTTGGTAAAATTCCTGAGGACA includes these proteins:
- the LOC127122914 gene encoding uncharacterized protein LOC127122914, translating into MPYSHILPYLLRGSLIQLRELGPPPAVLPPGYDANARCEFHFGALGNSIENCKALKYKVQDLIDSKEITFAPKGPNVNNNPMPPHNNAAVNMMEADNGRRLISCVDEFKTPPIEIKNVLIRDNSFPIYSNDCENCLINPQQRRTLKYVIQQLMDQGVLMVDFPSTKEDVSILEIPYDEVPPLRIPYDFSQLTLSTNPKSQEELLNSSDPMINITGTGRITRNGRIFAPTLTSIGTINPSTSDKGKQIGGANQRRDPAPSNEVDEFLPIIKKSDYRVVDQLNQTPSNISMLSLLIYSEAHRDALVKFLRTAQVPQEISVCQFEGVVNNITTSLSLGFRDEELPSKGRNHNKDLHISIECVDTVLSRVLVDTGSSLNVMPKSSFTKLIIEGLVMKLSELIVRAFDGTMRTVIGEVTLPMKIGPYTFLITFFVMDIYPAYNCLMGRPWIHSASAVTSTLHQKLKFLANGKSPHYHHHCTKSSCMFYLLVTYFIVIIH